The Pithys albifrons albifrons isolate INPA30051 chromosome 5, PitAlb_v1, whole genome shotgun sequence genomic interval AGACCATCCCCgagagtcacaccatgtacctATTATCCAAATGattcttgagctctggcaggcttggtgcctttgttgaggtctctctgcagggcctccatACCTTtcagggagtcaacagctccttccagttttgtgtcatctgcaaacttggtTAGTATCCCTTCCAAGGGATACTAAGTCTTGCATCCAAGCAATTCATGAAGATGTGGAAGAGAACAGAacctaagatggagccctgcagaaccccactatagtataatattaaaaatcatGCCTACAGAACAAAACACTTCTGCCCAGGCAAAGACCCTTCTCCTGAGCATGCATAGAATTTAGCTGGGGTTCCATAACTTATATGGAAATTACTAACCAATCATAATAGAGAGGTTGTGCTTGGAAAGTTACTAACTCTGAGCTTCTGTGTATAAATAACGGCTCAGGAATTATGGAGGGGTGTGCCTGATTTGTGGAATACCACCAAGCACACAGGCTTAAGcaactctgaaataaattaCCAAGTCTCTCGAGTGTGCAATTTTTGGCTTGTTGCACACCAGGTAACAAATATGATTTTGTGGACAACACcgaggaggaaaggggaaaaggaccTTGTGGTTCCTTTTCCTTTCGCCAGCAAGAAAggacctggggctgctggcCAACAGCTGGTCGAACATGAGCCATCAGTGTGCCAAGAGGGCTAGGAAGGACAATGGCATCCAATGGCACatatcaggaatagtgtggccagcaggactagggcagGAGTCAGCctcctgtactcagcactgttGAGGCTACACCTCAAGTACTGTATCTGGTTTGGGGCTTctcaattcaggaaggacactgaggtgctggagtctCTGGAGAAGGGTAATGGAGCTTGTGATGGGTCTAAAGATTAAGTCCTATGagcagtggctgagggagctggggttgtttagcccagagagaaggaggctcaggggtgaccttatgGCTCTCCACATTTAAGGAcactgtagccaggtgggggtcggcCTCTTCTCCAGGACAACTAGCGACAGGAAAGAGGAAATAGcttcaagctgcaccaggggagggtCAGATTGGAcaccaggaggaatttcttcacagaaagagtgattAGAcagtggaatgggctgcccagggaggtggtggtgtcactgtccctggaagtgtttaaaactgcaagtggcacttggtgccatggtctagatgacaaggtggtgttcagtcatagGTTGGCCTcgataatctcagaggtcttttctaacctaaatgattctgagGTAAAAACACCACTTAATCCCCATGAACTCCGACCTCTGCAAGCCTGGACAAATGAAGCCGTAAAGCAGGCCTTTAGTTCAGGCTTTCACCAGGCAGGATACAGGAAGAGCACcggtgcccagagcagctccttccccGCTCCGTGCCCACACAGCCCCTCCCCGTGCCCACACAGCACCCCCCGTGCCCACACAGCCCCTCCCCGCCCCGTGCCTACACAGCCCCTTCCCGTGCCCACACAGCCCCTCCCCATGCCCACACATACCCCCCCGTGCCCACACAGACCCCTTCCcgtgcccccacagcccctccccGTGGCGCCCCGAGGCCTCAGAGGGCACCCAGCCTGCCCGCCCCGTGCCCGCCCCGACGCCGGATGTGAGCTCAGACGCGGGCCGGAAGCGGTGGGGCGGGTGTTCCGCGGCGGCGATGGCGGGCAAGGCGGCGGCGGCCTCGGCCGAGCCCCTGGGGCGGACGGCGGAGGAGGCGGCCTGGGCGGAGACGCTGCGCGGGGCCTGCGAGCCCGAGCACCACTGGCGGTACCGTCGGGAGTTTCTGCTGCGCAATGTGGCGGAGCCGCCGGCGGCGGGCAGCGCTCAGCTGCAGCGCCTGGTGTCCCTCTCCATGGTGTGGGCCAACCACGTCTTCCTGGGATGCCGGTGAGTGGAGCGGGGCCTGCGGCGGCGGCTggagcggcgcggggcggcCGCCTCACATcgccccttccctcctttccccttgtCGCCCCTCCAGGTACCCGCCGCAGGTCATGGAGAAGGCGCTGGAAATGGCCGAAGGCATCCAAGTGTCCGGCGCGCCTGTCCACACCACGAGAGATGAACTGGTTGCCAAGGTGAAGAAAAGAGGCATATCAAGTAGCAATGGTTAGCAGATCATAGCTGTGACAATACATAGGAGTCTAGAAAatgcttgtttttaaatgttcGCGGTTTGCCTCGGGCTTATAAAGTAGttgaaataatttacttttaaaactcCCTTTTTTCGTTTCCTCTCTCtatgctatttttttcctaatatagTATCTCTAAAACAGATGTAATGTGCACATATTCCTTTGGTAATGTAGAGTTGTTGCTTTGAACTTTAAGCTGTTTACTTGTGCATTGCAATGTGGATTGCTGTACTCCAGCTTAAATGCATTCTTGTTACTTTGCTTACTGTCAGGCATTATTGCTGTGtgagaaactgattttttttaaaaaacttacaTGGTATTAGTAAACAAAATATACTTACTTTACTCTAGGTCACGTAGTCTCTTTAATGTATGTTGGTCACCTTTGGTTTGGACTTCAGGAATAGAAATGCATACTTGCCTATGTGTCCCAAACCAACATCTGAAATCTTGCACCTGAGTATTTTCAGGGTTTTGtcaaaaaatactaaaatattctgaaatagGACATTAAAGCTTGAAATTACAGTTCAAGGTATATTTCTAATATATACCTTTTAAATTCACAGAGCTTACTGCTAGAATGTTTTAGATGATTTCTCTCTAGATTGAGATTTCATAGTTCAGAAATCAGAGGATAACATATTTTACTTGTTTTGCAGAAGGGCTAGAGCAGCCCTCCAAGAGGCAAGCTGTTGAGAAAAGCAAAGACTCTAAGGATGCTGTAAAGGATGTTAAAACAATCAAGGCAAAAGCCCTGAAGGAAACAGTGAGCACATTGccaaaaaaggaggagaaaggtaCTATCAAAGATGCAGAAAGTGCCCAGTCAACGTGCAGATCAGATCAAGAAATGGTTGCAGCATCAGACATAGAACCAGAAGGAAGGCCTGCTAATGCTGAAAATACTGCTGAGCAAAAGCGATCTTCATCTGAAAAAGAGCCAGGAAAGAAACCTTGCTCAAGCCCACCTGAGGAAAGCAAGTGTGAAGATGTGCTATCACCTGAAAAGAGCCCCCTGCAGCCAGAGGCGGTGGTGACAGCAGTGTCACTGGCTGCCAAGAGCACCGCACAGGCAGCAGTAGTGGCAGTGGCATCAACCTCCAAGAGcaccccacaggcagcagcagtacCACTGACTGCCAAGGGCaccccacaggctgcagcagtggcagcaccaGTGCCACCAACCACCAAGAGCACCCCACAGGCAACAGTGgtggcagcggcagcagcagtgccaccaaCCACCAAGAGTaccccacaggcagcagtggggggagcagcagcagtgccaccaaCCACCAAGAGCaccccacaggcagcagtggtggcagcagctgtgccactgaCCACCAAGAGTACCCCACAGGTGGCAGCGGTGCCACCAACCACCAAGAGCACCTCACAAACAAATGCTGCGCTGCTGTCTTCCAAAACCCAGGCGAGTGCCCCAGCATCAGTGTCCAAGAGTGCTGCTCAGATGGGCAGCTCGCTGCTTCTGGCCCCCAAGACAGGCACTCAGGTTGGCACCTCGCTGCTGCTGGCCTCCAAGGGCACTGCTAAGGTGGGCTCCTCGCTCCTGTCCTCCAAGAGCAGTGCCGAGGTGGCTGCCTCCCTGCTGGCTGCTCGGAGCGGTGCACAGCCAGGATCCTCACTGCTGGCTTCCAAGAGCAGTGCTCAGGTGGCTGCTACACTGCTGGCTGCTCGGAGTGGAGCTCAGCAAGGTCCCTCCTCCCGGGGTGGAGCTCAGGCAGGCGCTTCCTTACTGGCTTCCAAGAGTGGCTCACAGGCAAGTGAAAGCGCTGCTAAAGCTTTGTGCAAACCCTTAACCAGTGAAGACGCAAAGGAAAGACAGCCTTTTTTCAATAGACTCTACAAAGCTGTAGCCTGGAAACTGGTTGCTGTTGGGGGTTTCAGTCCTAATGTAAATCATGCAGAACTTCTAAACTCATCTATTCAGTCCGTAAAAGCTACCTTAGATGTTGCTTTTGTTCCCCTGAAGGAACTTGCAGACTTGCCTCAAAATAAAAGCTCTCTAGAAAATATAGTTTGTGAACTGAGGTGCAAGTCTGTCTACTTGGGTACTGGCTGTGGTAAAAGTATGGAAAATGCCAAAGCAGTGGCTTCAAGAGAAGCTTTGAAATTATTCCTCAAGAAGAAAGTTATAGTGAAgatatgtaaaagaaaatacaaaggtAGTGAAATTGAAGATTTGGTGCTTCTGGATGAAGAGTCGAAGCCTTCAAATTTGCCTCCAGCTTTAAGAAATCCGCGTGAGATCTTGTAGGGGAGAGAATCACTGTTTGTACTGTGTATAGTATTTCAACACAAGGACTGAAAGTTAATTTTGTACTTTGAAAATGTAGGCTTCCagatattttgtatttctttctcagttttgcAAGACAGTGGTAGTCCTGTCACTCGATAGCAATTGTATAAAACTTGTTAGAGATGACAAGTGTGCATTTAAAGGTATTGCCTTAATATACAGCACACTAGTGTGCTGTTGTATTTGCAAAATAGTCTACCTAActcttctatttttaattaaactatTAAGGTACAATTTGCTGTTTAAAACCTGACATTTTTGTAATTCTTACAATTTGATGGCAGTATGCTCAGTTGTCTACCATGTCTTTTCTAGCCACATAGAAGTGTGTACATAGGGACCATAATACTTGAATGACTGACCGTTGTTTAAAAATTTCAATCAAAAAGTTGAATCATCTGTTTCAGGCTTGTTCCTCATAATGTTCACTGTTGCTCATACTAGTGGAGAAAGTAGTTGGTTGACTATTTTTATGGGATGTTTTTGTAACACTTGCAATATAAGCGACACCCTGATCCCATTTAACATTATACTAGCAGATCAGAGCCCACTTAACGTCACACTGGCAAATTAGTAATTAGTCAAATCACAGCTATTTCAACCACCAAAACTAAACAGATTTAATTTATATTGTGAAGTATAATTTAcagtttgggagtttttttcaaataaacatgGATTTCTATGCTAAGTATCTTTTGACCACAACTCAAAACAATAAAACCTCTGGGATAAACTTTTATAGTACTTTGGTTTTGGCTACTAAATATTCCAGCCATTTCAATAGCTTTCCAACACCTTCAGAAAAGCTTTACTTTGAGTGGCTTCAAGGTATAATCCCCATGAGTTCTTTTCTTTAGATGTGTAGCTGAAATACTGTAAAACCGATAGAGTAGACCTATAGAATATGAATTTCTAGTTTTGTAACCCCAAATAAGCAAAATGAAGATGCTGCTGTCTGCAGGAGACAGTGTATTGTAAAGCATTCATGCTAGTTAAGCTCTTCCTTTGCTACATTTTTACACCCTGTACAGAATGATTTGAATCAAAGAAAGTAGATTACCTTTTATTTTCGGTGTTGCTGAAATACCCGCACAAACTGCATGTTTTGGTATATTGGATAATGACATGTAATTGTAAAGACATAATGTCTTCAGTGTTATTTTGAATTAATCTTGTCTGACTACAGTAGTTAGCATCATTTAGTGGTGACTTTATGCTTCACTGACAGATCCATTGATAAAGCACTACAGGAGTCAATAGGAATTTCTGCGATCCCAGTAGTACTTAAAGACTTATATCCACTTAAAGACCTCCAGTTCTTTTGTGATTTTGGGACTAAACCACGGCAGTGTTGTTATGCTGTGCCCTACATGATTTTAAACAGCAGTGGCTCTCCAGTCCATTTCTCCAGAAGCGTGCAAGGCACTCACGCTTCCCAATGGCAGCTTGAGAACTTCCTCCAACTGACCCCTGGGCTTCTGTGCTCTTGGTCACCCTTCACCCTAGTTAGGTTTCTCAGGAGTTCTCCCTCAGCATTTCTGGAGTACCAGCTGATGTTTGGAATGCAATGCGCTCAGTTATGTCAGCGCAAGATCTGGTGTGCACTTCAAAGtgcaggacaggacaggctttgtgctgtgcttAGGAACTGTGGTATTCATGGTGGAAAGTACGAGATCCATTCTAAAGTCCCCAGCCTGTTTGGGTAGAGACACAGAACGACTGTTTGTGGGGCAGGAGTTGTGTCCCATGCCCTCTGGAGTACAGCTTTTGCTGCTGGTTGGGCATCTCCAGATCACTGGTTCAGAATTGCAGCGCATGTTGCAATGTGAAAACCTGTGTTTCTCCTCCATAAAGCAAAGCTCACAGTATTCAGTGACCTCAAGGAACTGTTAGGGTGACTGTTTAAAAGGCTGAAGTTCTagatgcctttttttaaaagacctGACTTAGgcttacttttttaaaaattttgaatgTTACTCCTCTTTGATGTTTGGTTGTGAATCATTAAAGA includes:
- the CDKN2AIP gene encoding CDKN2A-interacting protein, whose protein sequence is MAGKAAAASAEPLGRTAEEAAWAETLRGACEPEHHWRYRREFLLRNVAEPPAAGSAQLQRLVSLSMVWANHVFLGCRYPPQVMEKALEMAEGIQVSGAPVHTTRDELVAKVKKRGISSSNEGLEQPSKRQAVEKSKDSKDAVKDVKTIKAKALKETVSTLPKKEEKGTIKDAESAQSTCRSDQEMVAASDIEPEGRPANAENTAEQKRSSSEKEPGKKPCSSPPEESKCEDVLSPEKSPLQPEAVVTAVSLAAKSTAQAAVVAVASTSKSTPQAAAVPLTAKGTPQAAAVAAPVPPTTKSTPQATVVAAAAAVPPTTKSTPQAAVGGAAAVPPTTKSTPQAAVVAAAVPLTTKSTPQVAAVPPTTKSTSQTNAALLSSKTQASAPASVSKSAAQMGSSLLLAPKTGTQVGTSLLLASKGTAKVGSSLLSSKSSAEVAASLLAARSGAQPGSSLLASKSSAQVAATLLAARSGAQQGPSSRGGAQAGASLLASKSGSQASESAAKALCKPLTSEDAKERQPFFNRLYKAVAWKLVAVGGFSPNVNHAELLNSSIQSVKATLDVAFVPLKELADLPQNKSSLENIVCELRCKSVYLGTGCGKSMENAKAVASREALKLFLKKKVIVKICKRKYKGSEIEDLVLLDEESKPSNLPPALRNPREIL